From one Dyella sp. 2HG41-7 genomic stretch:
- a CDS encoding diguanylate cyclase, with protein MTTSIPKILVVDDTHANLVAMRRLLADCGAELVEASSGNEALSRCLDQQFALILLDVNMPDMDGFEVAAILGEAEQLRDTPVIFVTAAYADDINRLKGYRSGAVDYIAKPINDVILQSKVRVFLELHSARMQLQQALEELSTRNQQLQSEIAERQRIEAKVRHQATHDMLTGLPNRVLFHDRLRAAIQRGVNYGLPFALALIDIDGFKAVNDTYGHPAGDALLQAISGRLSHHVRTNDTVARLGGDEFALIFQDASDIAPLMQRCQDICDVLAQPYPLQGEHGAILAHVSASIGISLWSEKTESDEALIQAADRALYQVKDHGKNGCVLASL; from the coding sequence ATGACTACATCTATTCCAAAAATTTTGGTCGTCGACGATACGCACGCCAATCTCGTGGCGATGCGTCGCTTGCTTGCCGATTGCGGCGCCGAGCTGGTGGAAGCCAGCAGCGGCAACGAAGCGTTGTCACGATGCCTGGATCAGCAATTCGCCTTGATCTTGCTCGACGTAAATATGCCGGACATGGACGGCTTCGAAGTCGCCGCGATACTTGGCGAAGCCGAACAGTTGCGCGATACGCCGGTGATTTTCGTGACGGCCGCTTATGCAGATGATATCAATCGCTTGAAAGGCTATCGTTCGGGCGCTGTGGATTACATCGCCAAGCCCATCAACGACGTCATTCTGCAATCGAAAGTGCGCGTGTTCCTCGAATTGCACAGCGCACGCATGCAGCTGCAACAAGCCTTGGAAGAACTTTCCACGCGCAATCAACAGCTGCAATCGGAAATCGCCGAGCGTCAGCGCATCGAAGCGAAAGTACGCCACCAAGCCACGCACGACATGCTCACAGGCTTGCCAAATCGCGTGCTGTTTCACGACCGCCTGCGCGCGGCGATCCAGCGCGGCGTGAATTATGGCTTGCCTTTCGCGTTGGCGCTGATCGATATCGACGGCTTCAAGGCAGTGAACGATACATACGGTCATCCAGCCGGCGATGCATTGCTACAAGCCATCTCCGGACGACTGAGCCATCACGTGCGCACGAACGACACCGTGGCGCGTCTGGGTGGCGACGAATTCGCGCTCATTTTTCAAGATGCCAGCGATATCGCCCCATTGATGCAGCGTTGTCAGGATATCTGCGATGTGCTCGCGCAGCCTTATCCCCTTCAAGGCGAACATGGCGCCATCTTGGCGCATGTCAGCGCTAGCATCGGCATTTCGCTGTGGAGCGAAAAAACCGAATCGGACGAAGCGTTGATTCAAGCCGCCGATCGCGCGCTATATCAAGTCAAAGACCACGGCAAGAACGGATGTGTCTTGGCGTCGCTGTAG
- a CDS encoding type II CAAX endopeptidase family protein, with translation MSEYLAFQTPATAPAWKRWLVFSPLARIVIFAALTFCVGFIVHAGVAGLGWTSKTASPLQHALAGLSIELLATVIAYAALVLLIERRPLRELSLRAIPTYGVAGFIGGFLIFSTVVGLLWLFGSYHVLGTNASVDWARSILIAGIAAGIGEEIVTRGVLFRAVEEGLGTWWALAISAIFFGAAHIFNPGATLWSSAAIAIEAGILLALVYHVTRTLWACIGLHAAWNITQGAIFGIPVSGTTDKGWLVSSRTGPDWLSGGSFGAEASVVATCVCVAVSAVLLWIAVRRGTIVKPAWSRRRVTPAFEATPTS, from the coding sequence ATGTCGGAATACCTTGCCTTTCAGACACCGGCAACCGCGCCGGCGTGGAAGCGCTGGCTGGTTTTTTCGCCGCTAGCGCGCATCGTCATCTTCGCTGCGTTGACGTTCTGCGTCGGCTTCATTGTTCATGCAGGCGTCGCGGGGCTTGGTTGGACAAGCAAGACGGCGAGCCCGTTGCAGCACGCGCTGGCCGGCTTGTCGATCGAACTTTTGGCGACAGTCATCGCTTATGCGGCGCTGGTGTTGTTGATTGAACGACGTCCGTTGCGCGAACTTTCCTTGCGCGCGATTCCGACCTACGGCGTCGCAGGCTTTATCGGCGGCTTCTTGATATTCAGCACGGTGGTGGGTCTGCTGTGGCTGTTCGGCAGTTACCACGTACTCGGCACCAACGCGTCGGTGGACTGGGCGCGCTCGATTCTGATCGCAGGCATCGCCGCCGGCATCGGCGAGGAAATCGTGACGCGTGGCGTGCTGTTCCGCGCGGTCGAGGAAGGACTTGGCACTTGGTGGGCGCTGGCGATCTCAGCGATCTTTTTCGGTGCGGCGCATATTTTCAATCCAGGCGCCACGCTGTGGAGTTCGGCAGCCATCGCCATCGAGGCCGGCATTCTCCTGGCGCTGGTTTATCACGTGACGCGAACGCTGTGGGCATGCATCGGCTTGCATGCCGCCTGGAATATCACACAAGGCGCGATATTCGGTATTCCGGTATCCGGCACGACCGACAAGGGCTGGTTGGTATCGTCGCGCACCGGACCGGACTGGTTGAGCGGCGGCTCATTCGGCGCGGAAGCTTCCGTGGTCGCGACGTGTGTATGCGTAGCGGTTTCCGCCGTGCTGCTGTGGATTGCGGTGCGACGCGGAACCATCGTGAAGCCGGCCTGGTCGCGACGTCGCGTCACGCCTGCTTTCGAGGCGACACCCACATCGTGA
- a CDS encoding hotdog fold domain-containing protein: MSASLLSLYQRITTWPAGHWLFSRAVCLRAPYFATIAPRFVALEPGRCEVRIADRRRVHNHLGTVHAIALCNLAELSAGVMAEATMPPGARWIPKGMTVEYLSKAVGTMHAVATPETPIGAVDRGQEWPVLVEVTDPAGVPVFQARITMWVSPRKQA, from the coding sequence ATGAGCGCTTCGCTGCTGTCGCTGTATCAACGCATCACAACATGGCCGGCCGGCCATTGGTTGTTTTCGCGCGCGGTTTGTTTGCGTGCGCCATATTTTGCCACCATTGCACCGCGCTTCGTCGCGCTGGAACCGGGACGCTGCGAGGTGCGCATCGCCGATCGCCGGCGCGTGCACAACCACCTCGGAACCGTTCACGCCATCGCGTTGTGCAATCTCGCCGAACTGAGTGCCGGCGTGATGGCCGAAGCAACGATGCCGCCCGGCGCGCGTTGGATTCCCAAAGGCATGACGGTGGAATACCTCAGCAAAGCTGTCGGCACCATGCATGCCGTCGCGACGCCGGAAACACCCATCGGCGCGGTAGATCGCGGGCAGGAGTGGCCGGTTCTCGTTGAAGTCACGGATCCGGCCGGGGTGCCCGTATTTCAAGCGCGCATCACGATGTGGGTGTCGCCTCGAAAGCAGGCGTGA